In Pseudomonas rhizosphaerae, one DNA window encodes the following:
- a CDS encoding ABC transporter ATP-binding protein yields the protein MYKLQVQDLHKRYGSHEVLKGVSLAAKAGDVISIIGSSGSGKSTFLRCINLLEQPHAGKILLNDEELKLVPGKDGALRAADPRQLQRLRSRLSMVFQHFNLWSHMTALENIIEAPVHVLGVSKKEALEKAEYYLAKVGVSHRKDAYPGHMSGGEQQRVAIARALAVEPEVMLFDEPTSALDPELVGDVLKVMQALAQEGRTMVVVTHEMGFAREVSNQLVFLHKGLVEETGDPREVLANPRSERLQQFLSGSLK from the coding sequence ATGTACAAACTTCAAGTTCAGGACCTGCACAAGCGCTACGGCTCGCACGAGGTGCTCAAGGGTGTCTCGCTGGCGGCGAAGGCGGGCGATGTGATCAGCATCATCGGCTCCAGCGGATCGGGCAAGAGCACGTTCCTGCGGTGCATCAACCTGCTCGAACAACCCCATGCGGGCAAGATCCTGCTCAACGACGAAGAGCTCAAGCTGGTCCCCGGCAAGGACGGCGCGCTCAGGGCGGCCGATCCCAGGCAGTTGCAGCGCCTGCGCTCGCGCCTGTCCATGGTGTTTCAGCATTTCAACCTGTGGTCGCACATGACGGCGCTGGAAAACATTATCGAGGCGCCGGTGCACGTCCTGGGCGTTTCCAAGAAGGAAGCCTTGGAGAAAGCCGAGTATTATCTGGCCAAGGTAGGCGTCTCGCACCGCAAGGATGCGTATCCCGGGCACATGTCCGGCGGCGAGCAGCAACGTGTGGCCATCGCCCGCGCGCTGGCGGTGGAGCCGGAGGTGATGCTGTTCGACGAGCCGACCTCGGCACTCGATCCCGAGCTGGTCGGTGACGTGCTCAAGGTGATGCAGGCGTTGGCCCAGGAAGGGCGGACCATGGTCGTGGTGACCCACGAGATGGGTTTTGCCCGCGAGGTGTCGAACCAGCTGGTGTTCCTGCACAAGGGGCTGGTCGAAGAAACCGGCGATCCGCGCGAGGTGCTGGCCAACCCACGCTCAGAGCGGCTGCAGCAGTTTTTGTCCGGCAGCCTCAAGTGA
- the argR gene encoding transcriptional regulator ArgR, which yields MTAQRIGFLYWPSTRALTLALAEEALRVAQKVHPDVTYELLFLQAEPPVPGGWQLPGEAWHGRLEGCQKLFLLADEPPAALAPALSTALKQTVRAGCLVGGLSAGVYPLAQLGLLDGYRAAVHWRWQDDFAERFPKVIATSHLFDWDRDRMTACGGLSVLDLLLAVLARDHGAELAGAVSEELVVERIREGGERQRIPLQNRLGSSHPKLTQAVLLMEANIEEPLTTDEIAQHVCVSRRQLERIFKQYLNRVPSQYYLELRLNKARQMLMQTSKSIIQIGLSCGFSSGPHFSSAYRNFFGATPREDRNQRRSSSPFELSSVPAERG from the coding sequence ATGACAGCCCAACGAATCGGTTTCCTCTATTGGCCCAGCACGCGAGCCCTGACCCTGGCGCTGGCCGAAGAGGCCCTGCGAGTGGCGCAGAAGGTGCACCCGGACGTGACCTACGAATTGCTCTTTCTGCAGGCCGAGCCCCCCGTACCGGGTGGCTGGCAATTGCCGGGCGAGGCGTGGCACGGTCGCCTCGAAGGCTGCCAGAAGCTGTTCCTGCTGGCCGACGAGCCACCGGCGGCGTTGGCGCCGGCCCTGTCTACCGCGCTCAAGCAAACCGTGCGCGCCGGGTGCCTGGTGGGTGGGCTGTCGGCGGGGGTCTATCCACTGGCGCAGTTGGGGCTGCTCGATGGCTACCGTGCGGCTGTGCATTGGCGCTGGCAGGATGATTTTGCCGAGCGCTTTCCCAAGGTCATCGCCACCAGCCATTTGTTCGACTGGGATCGCGATCGCATGACCGCCTGCGGCGGTCTGTCGGTGCTCGACCTGCTGCTGGCGGTGCTGGCCCGTGATCACGGCGCCGAGCTGGCCGGTGCGGTGTCCGAGGAACTGGTGGTTGAGCGTATCCGCGAAGGTGGGGAGCGCCAGCGCATTCCCTTGCAGAATCGCCTAGGGTCCAGCCATCCGAAGCTGACCCAGGCGGTGCTGTTGATGGAAGCCAATATCGAAGAGCCGTTGACCACCGACGAGATCGCCCAGCACGTGTGCGTATCGCGGCGGCAGTTGGAGCGCATTTTCAAGCAGTATCTGAACCGCGTGCCCAGTCAGTATTACCTCGAGCTGCGCCTGAACAAGGCCCGGCAGATGCTGATGCAGACCAGCAAGTCGATCATCCAGATCGGCCTGTCGTGCGGGTTCTCTTCGGGGCCGCATTTCTCCAGCGCCTACCGCAATTTCTTCGGCGCCACCCCCCGCGAAGACCGCAACCAGCGCCGCAGCAGCAGCCCGTTCGAGCTGTCCTCGGTGCCGGCCGAGCGCGGCTGA
- a CDS encoding aspartate aminotransferase family protein has protein sequence MSVEQAPVQRADFDQVMVPNYAPAAFIPVRGAGSRVWDQAGRELIDFSGGIAVNVLGHAHPALVGALTEQANKLWHVSNVFTNEPTLRLAKKLVDATFADRVFFCNSGAEANEAAFKLARRVAHDKFGPEKYEIVSAINSFHGRTLFTVSVGGQPKYSDGFGPKITGIRHVPYNDLEALKEAVSDKTCAVVLEPVQGEGGVVPADLAYLQGARALCDQFNALLVFDEVQSGMGRSGELYSYMNYGVTPDILSSAKSLGGGFPIGAMLTTDALAKHFAVGVHGTTYGGNPLACAVAEAVLDVINTPEVRAGVKARHQRFKTRLEQIGQRYGVFTEVRGLGLLIGCPLTDAWKGRAKDFFNAAEQHDLMILQAGPDVVRFAPSLVIDEADIDEGLDRFERAVAHLTQA, from the coding sequence ATGTCCGTTGAGCAAGCCCCCGTGCAACGTGCCGATTTCGACCAGGTAATGGTGCCCAACTATGCGCCGGCCGCTTTCATTCCCGTGCGCGGTGCCGGTTCCCGGGTATGGGATCAGGCCGGTCGCGAGCTCATCGATTTCTCCGGTGGCATCGCTGTCAATGTCTTGGGCCACGCGCACCCGGCCTTGGTCGGCGCGTTGACCGAACAGGCCAACAAGCTGTGGCACGTGTCCAATGTCTTCACCAACGAACCGACCCTGCGCCTGGCCAAAAAGCTGGTCGACGCCACCTTCGCCGACCGCGTGTTCTTCTGCAACTCGGGCGCCGAAGCCAACGAGGCCGCCTTCAAACTGGCCCGGCGCGTGGCGCACGACAAGTTCGGCCCCGAGAAATACGAGATCGTATCGGCCATCAATAGCTTCCACGGCCGCACGCTGTTCACCGTCAGCGTCGGCGGCCAGCCGAAATACTCCGACGGCTTCGGCCCGAAAATCACTGGCATCCGCCACGTTCCCTACAACGACCTCGAAGCATTGAAGGAGGCGGTGTCCGACAAGACCTGCGCCGTGGTGCTGGAGCCGGTCCAGGGCGAAGGCGGCGTGGTGCCGGCCGACCTGGCCTACCTGCAAGGTGCCCGCGCCCTGTGCGACCAGTTCAATGCCCTGTTGGTGTTCGACGAAGTGCAGAGCGGCATGGGCCGCAGCGGCGAGCTGTACAGCTACATGAACTACGGCGTGACCCCGGACATCCTCTCCAGCGCCAAGAGCCTGGGTGGCGGCTTCCCCATCGGCGCGATGCTGACCACCGACGCCCTTGCCAAGCATTTCGCGGTCGGCGTGCACGGCACCACCTATGGCGGCAACCCCCTGGCCTGCGCCGTGGCCGAGGCTGTGCTCGATGTGATCAACACCCCCGAAGTGCGGGCGGGCGTCAAGGCCCGGCACCAGCGCTTCAAGACGCGCCTGGAGCAGATCGGCCAGCGCTACGGCGTGTTCACCGAAGTTCGCGGCCTCGGCCTGCTGATCGGTTGCCCCCTGACCGACGCCTGGAAAGGGCGCGCCAAGGACTTTTTCAATGCGGCCGAGCAGCACGACCTGATGATCCTGCAGGCAGGTCCCGACGTGGTGCGCTTTGCCCCCAGCCTGGTCATCGACGAGGCCGACATCGACGAAGGCCTGGACCGCTTCGAGCGCGCCGTGGCGCACCTGACCCAGGCCTGA
- the aruF gene encoding arginine/ornithine succinyltransferase subunit alpha, translated as MLVMRPAQMADLAEVQRLAADSPIGVTSLPDDAGRLSDKITKSEASFAAEVSFNGEESYFFVLEDLATQRLVGCSAIVASAGYSEPFYSFRNETFVHASRELKIHNKIHVLSQCHDLTGNSLLTSFYVVPELVGSIWAELNSRARLLFMANHPERFADSVVTEIVGYSDEQGDSPFWDAIGRNFFDLNYAEAERLCGIKSRTFLAELMPHYPIYVPLLPDAAQEAMGQVHPRAQVTFDILMREGFETDHYIDIFDGGPTLHARVSGIRSIAHSRVVPVKLLAASDERGGPGRPYLVSNGLLQDYRAVLLELDWVPGKPVGLDLATAEALGVGEGASVRLVAV; from the coding sequence ATGCTGGTAATGCGCCCTGCGCAAATGGCTGACCTGGCCGAGGTTCAGCGGCTGGCCGCCGACAGCCCCATCGGTGTCACCTCCCTGCCGGACGATGCCGGTCGGCTGAGTGACAAGATCACCAAGTCCGAAGCCTCTTTTGCCGCCGAAGTCAGCTTCAACGGTGAAGAAAGCTACTTCTTCGTCCTCGAGGACCTGGCCACCCAGCGTCTGGTCGGCTGTTCGGCGATCGTCGCCTCCGCGGGCTACTCCGAGCCCTTCTACAGCTTTCGCAACGAGACCTTCGTGCACGCCTCGCGCGAGCTGAAGATCCACAACAAGATTCACGTGCTTTCGCAGTGCCACGACCTGACCGGCAACAGCCTGTTGACCAGTTTCTACGTGGTGCCCGAGCTGGTCGGCAGTATCTGGGCCGAACTCAACTCGCGCGCGCGCCTGCTGTTCATGGCCAACCATCCGGAACGCTTTGCCGATTCGGTGGTGACCGAGATCGTCGGCTACAGCGACGAGCAGGGCGATTCGCCTTTCTGGGATGCGATTGGACGCAACTTCTTCGACCTCAACTACGCCGAGGCCGAACGCCTGTGCGGCATCAAGAGCCGCACGTTCCTCGCCGAACTGATGCCGCACTACCCGATCTACGTGCCACTGCTGCCCGACGCAGCCCAGGAGGCCATGGGCCAGGTGCATCCACGGGCGCAGGTGACCTTCGACATATTGATGCGCGAAGGTTTCGAGACCGATCACTACATCGATATCTTCGACGGCGGGCCGACCTTGCATGCGCGCGTGTCGGGCATTCGCTCGATCGCCCACAGCCGCGTGGTCCCGGTCAAGCTGCTCGCGGCCAGCGATGAGCGCGGCGGTCCGGGCCGTCCCTATCTGGTGTCCAACGGCTTGCTGCAGGATTACCGCGCGGTGCTGCTGGAGCTCGACTGGGTACCCGGCAAGCCGGTCGGTCTGGACCTGGCGACCGCCGAAGCGCTGGGTGTGGGCGAGGGCGCCAGCGTGCGCCTGGTTGCAGTTTGA
- the astA gene encoding arginine N-succinyltransferase codes for MIVRPVRSSDLPALIELARSTGPGLTTLPANEERLAHRVGWAEKTFRGEAERGDADYLFVLEDDDGTVVGISAIAGAVGQREPWYNYRVGLTVSASQELNIYREIPTLFLANDLTGNSELCSLFLREGYRKGLNGRLLAKARLLFIAQFPHLFGRKVIAEMRGISDAAGRSPFWESLGRHFFKMEFSQADYLTGVGNRAFIAELMPKFPLYSCFLSPAAREVIGKVHPDTEPALTMLKAEGFSYQGYVDIFDAGPAVECETSKIRAVHDSKSLVLAIGTPGDDAPPFLIYNREREECRITAAPARFASGTLVVDPLTARRLQLSVGDQVRAVPMTPLAREVL; via the coding sequence ATGATCGTTCGTCCCGTACGCAGCAGCGACCTGCCAGCGCTGATCGAATTGGCCCGCAGCACCGGCCCCGGCCTCACCACCCTGCCAGCCAACGAAGAACGGCTGGCGCACCGGGTCGGCTGGGCCGAAAAAACTTTCCGTGGCGAAGCCGAGCGTGGCGATGCCGATTACCTGTTCGTGCTCGAAGACGACGACGGCACGGTGGTGGGTATTTCGGCCATCGCCGGCGCCGTGGGCCAGCGCGAGCCCTGGTACAACTACCGGGTGGGGCTGACGGTCAGTGCCTCGCAAGAACTGAACATCTACCGTGAAATTCCCACGTTGTTCCTGGCCAACGACCTGACCGGCAATTCGGAACTGTGTTCGCTGTTCCTGCGCGAGGGCTATCGCAAGGGCTTGAACGGACGCTTGCTGGCCAAGGCGCGGTTGCTGTTCATCGCCCAGTTTCCGCACCTGTTCGGGCGCAAGGTGATCGCCGAGATGCGGGGCATTTCCGATGCCGCCGGTCGTTCGCCGTTCTGGGAAAGCCTGGGTCGACATTTCTTCAAGATGGAGTTCAGCCAGGCGGACTACCTGACCGGCGTCGGCAACCGTGCCTTCATCGCCGAGCTGATGCCCAAGTTTCCGCTGTACAGCTGCTTTCTGTCGCCTGCAGCACGTGAAGTGATCGGCAAGGTTCACCCCGACACCGAGCCGGCCCTGACCATGCTCAAGGCCGAAGGCTTCAGCTACCAGGGTTACGTCGACATCTTCGACGCAGGCCCGGCCGTGGAATGCGAGACCAGCAAGATCCGCGCGGTCCACGACAGCAAGAGCCTGGTGCTGGCGATCGGCACCCCCGGGGACGACGCGCCGCCGTTTCTGATCTATAACCGCGAGCGCGAGGAGTGTCGCATCACCGCAGCACCCGCGCGCTTCGCCTCCGGCACGCTGGTGGTCGACCCCTTGACCGCCCGCCGCCTGCAACTGAGCGTAGGCGACCAGGTGCGCGCGGTGCCCATGACCCCGCTAGCACGGGAGGTGCTCTGA
- the astD gene encoding succinylglutamate-semialdehyde dehydrogenase — protein MMNTLYIDGQWLAGEGEQLTSLNPVGQAVVWQGRSASASQVDQAVLAARHAFFNWASQPLSARIAVLHAFAERLKACADELAQCIGEETGKPLWEAATEVTSMVNKVAISIQSHAERTGEKGAPLADATAALRHKPHGVVAVFGPYNFPGHLPNGHIVPALLAGNCVLFKPSELTPKVAELTVRCWAEAGLPAGVLNLLQGGRETGMALAANAGLDGLFFTGSSATGNLLHRQFAGQPGKILALEMGGNNPLVVEQVQDLDAAVYTIIQSAFISAGQRCTCARRLLVPTGEWGDRLLERLVQVCATLEVGEYDRQPAPFMGSVISLHAAQALLEAQEQLLGSGAVSLLSMTQPRADAALLTPGILDVTLAHGRRDEELFGPLLQVVRYADFDTAIAEANATEYGLASGLLSDSEERYREFWLRSRAGIVNWNKQLTGAASSAPFGGVGASGNHRASAYYAADYCAYPVASLETPALSLPSTLSPGITL, from the coding sequence CTGATGAATACCCTGTACATCGATGGCCAGTGGCTGGCAGGCGAAGGTGAACAACTGACGTCGCTCAATCCCGTAGGCCAGGCCGTGGTCTGGCAAGGGCGCAGTGCCAGTGCCAGCCAGGTGGATCAAGCCGTCCTGGCCGCGCGGCATGCCTTTTTCAACTGGGCGAGCCAGCCGTTGTCGGCGCGCATCGCCGTGCTGCACGCGTTCGCCGAGCGTCTGAAGGCCTGCGCCGACGAGCTGGCGCAGTGCATTGGCGAAGAAACCGGCAAGCCGTTGTGGGAAGCGGCCACCGAAGTCACCAGCATGGTCAACAAGGTCGCCATTTCGATTCAGAGTCACGCCGAGCGCACCGGTGAGAAGGGCGCACCCCTGGCCGATGCCACGGCGGCCCTGCGGCACAAGCCCCACGGCGTGGTGGCGGTGTTCGGTCCGTACAACTTTCCCGGGCACCTGCCCAACGGCCACATCGTACCAGCGCTGCTGGCGGGTAACTGCGTGCTGTTCAAGCCTAGCGAGCTGACGCCCAAGGTGGCCGAGCTGACCGTGCGCTGCTGGGCCGAAGCCGGGCTGCCAGCGGGCGTGCTGAACCTGCTCCAGGGTGGTCGCGAGACGGGCATGGCGCTGGCCGCCAACGCCGGGCTCGACGGGCTGTTCTTCACCGGCTCCAGTGCCACCGGCAATCTGCTGCACCGGCAATTCGCTGGTCAGCCGGGCAAGATCCTGGCGCTGGAAATGGGTGGCAACAACCCCCTGGTGGTCGAGCAGGTCCAGGACCTGGATGCGGCGGTCTACACCATCATTCAATCGGCGTTCATTTCCGCCGGTCAACGTTGCACATGTGCGCGGCGCTTGCTGGTGCCCACCGGCGAGTGGGGTGACCGGTTGCTCGAGCGGCTGGTGCAGGTCTGCGCCACCCTCGAAGTCGGCGAATACGACCGCCAGCCGGCGCCGTTCATGGGCTCGGTGATCTCCCTGCACGCGGCGCAGGCGCTGCTCGAGGCGCAGGAGCAACTGCTGGGCAGCGGCGCGGTCAGCCTGTTGAGCATGACCCAGCCACGGGCCGACGCTGCCTTGCTCACTCCCGGCATTCTCGACGTCACCCTGGCCCATGGCCGTCGTGACGAAGAATTGTTCGGGCCGTTGCTGCAAGTGGTGCGCTACGCCGATTTCGATACGGCCATCGCCGAGGCCAACGCCACCGAGTATGGGTTGGCTTCCGGTTTGCTATCGGATTCCGAAGAACGCTACCGTGAATTCTGGCTGCGCAGCCGGGCCGGTATCGTCAACTGGAACAAGCAACTGACCGGCGCCGCCAGCAGCGCGCCGTTCGGCGGTGTCGGCGCGTCCGGCAACCACCGCGCCAGCGCCTACTACGCCGCCGACTATTGCGCCTATCCGGTGGCCTCGCTGGAAACCCCCGCGCTCAGTCTGCCTTCGACCCTGAGTCCGGGCATCACACTGTAG
- the astB gene encoding N-succinylarginine dihydrolase has protein sequence MKPCEVNFDGLVGPTHNYGGLSYGNVASQSNSQQGSNPREAARQGLAKMKALMELGFTQGVLAPQERPDVAALRRLGFAGSDADVIAQAARDAMPLLVASCSASSMWVANAATVSPSADTADGRVHFTAANLNCKFHRSIEHPTTSRVLQAMFADATHFAHHEALPAVAQFGDEGAANHTRLCRDYGEAGVEFFVYGRSAFDARLPAPQKYPARQTLEASQAVARLHGLGEEGVVFAQQNPAVIDQGVFHNDVIAVGNGELLFHHEDAFLDSDRVLAELQTKLAARGGRLQPISVPRAEVSVDDAVRTYLFNSQLLSRADGSMLLVVPEECRANPLVWSYLERLTGQGSGIAEVKVFDLKQSMRNGGGPACLRLRVALKPEELAAVNPGVILTPALHDTLNDWVERHYRDRLVEADMADPQLLLECREALDELTQILALGSVYPFQL, from the coding sequence ATGAAACCCTGTGAAGTGAATTTCGATGGCCTGGTGGGGCCTACCCACAACTACGGTGGGTTGTCCTACGGCAACGTGGCGTCGCAAAGCAACAGCCAGCAAGGCTCCAATCCGCGCGAAGCGGCGCGCCAGGGCCTGGCCAAGATGAAGGCGCTGATGGAACTGGGCTTCACCCAGGGTGTGCTGGCGCCCCAGGAGCGTCCCGACGTGGCCGCGCTGCGGCGCCTGGGCTTTGCCGGCAGCGATGCCGACGTGATCGCCCAGGCGGCGCGTGACGCCATGCCGCTGCTGGTGGCCAGCTGTTCGGCCTCGAGCATGTGGGTCGCCAACGCGGCCACCGTCAGCCCCAGCGCCGACACCGCCGATGGCCGCGTGCATTTCACCGCCGCCAACCTCAACTGCAAGTTCCACCGCAGCATCGAACATCCCACCACCAGCCGTGTGTTGCAGGCGATGTTCGCCGACGCCACGCACTTCGCCCACCACGAGGCCCTGCCTGCCGTTGCCCAGTTTGGCGACGAGGGCGCCGCCAACCATACCCGCCTGTGCCGTGACTACGGCGAAGCTGGCGTGGAATTCTTCGTCTACGGTCGCAGTGCCTTCGATGCGCGCCTGCCCGCGCCGCAGAAATACCCGGCGCGTCAGACCCTGGAAGCGTCCCAGGCCGTTGCCCGGCTGCATGGGCTGGGTGAGGAGGGCGTGGTGTTCGCCCAACAGAATCCAGCGGTGATCGACCAGGGCGTGTTCCATAACGACGTGATCGCGGTCGGCAATGGCGAACTGCTGTTCCACCATGAGGATGCTTTCCTCGACAGCGACCGCGTGCTGGCCGAACTGCAGACCAAGCTCGCCGCGCGCGGTGGCCGCCTGCAACCGATCAGCGTGCCCCGCGCCGAGGTGTCCGTGGACGACGCCGTGCGTACCTACCTGTTCAACAGCCAGTTGCTCAGCCGCGCCGACGGCAGCATGCTGCTGGTGGTGCCGGAGGAATGCCGCGCCAACCCCCTTGTCTGGAGCTACCTGGAGCGCCTGACCGGGCAGGGCAGCGGTATTGCCGAGGTCAAGGTGTTCGACCTCAAGCAAAGCATGCGCAACGGCGGAGGACCTGCGTGCCTGCGATTGCGCGTGGCGCTCAAGCCCGAGGAACTGGCGGCGGTCAACCCGGGCGTGATCCTCACGCCTGCGCTGCATGACACCCTGAACGACTGGGTCGAGCGCCATTATCGCGACCGCCTGGTCGAGGCGGATATGGCCGACCCGCAACTTCTGCTCGAATGCCGCGAGGCATTGGACGAGCTGACCCAGATCCTGGCGCTGGGTTCGGTCTATCCTTTCCAGCTCTGA
- the astE gene encoding succinylglutamate desuccinylase, whose amino-acid sequence MLALGKLLELTLAGHEPAQKIQLTTGGVCLRWLGEGALEVRPSAATDSGLDLLLSAGVHGNETAPIELLDSLLQAIARGQLVPRARILFLFGNPEAMRRGARYIERDVNRLFNGRHTAVSGNEALRACELERLATTFFSLPQRTRLHYDLHTAIRGSRIEQFALYPWKQGREYSRQELVRLQAAGMRAVLLQNKPSITFSAFTYEQLDAEAFTLELGKARPFGQNAEVDLSRLETSLRQLIEGVETDLEQPLDQLALFSVSREVIKHTDAFRLHLDDDIENFTELDQGYLLAEDDRQQRWVVEEQGARIIFPNPKVANGLRAGILIVPTPQA is encoded by the coding sequence ATGCTCGCTCTTGGCAAACTGCTCGAATTGACCTTGGCCGGCCACGAGCCGGCGCAGAAGATCCAGCTGACGACCGGCGGCGTTTGCCTGCGCTGGTTGGGGGAAGGCGCCCTTGAGGTGCGTCCCTCGGCAGCGACGGACAGTGGCCTCGACCTGCTACTGTCGGCGGGTGTGCACGGCAATGAAACCGCGCCCATCGAACTGCTCGACAGCCTGCTGCAGGCCATCGCCCGGGGCCAGCTGGTCCCCCGCGCACGCATCCTGTTCCTGTTCGGTAATCCCGAGGCGATGCGCCGCGGCGCTCGCTACATCGAGCGCGACGTCAATCGGCTATTCAACGGCCGACACACGGCGGTCAGCGGCAATGAAGCGCTGCGTGCCTGCGAACTGGAGCGCCTGGCCACGACTTTCTTCAGCCTGCCGCAACGCACGCGCCTGCATTACGATCTGCACACTGCCATCCGTGGCTCACGGATCGAGCAATTTGCCCTGTATCCTTGGAAGCAGGGCCGCGAGTATTCCCGGCAAGAGCTGGTGCGCCTGCAGGCGGCAGGCATGCGCGCCGTGTTGTTGCAGAACAAGCCTTCGATCACGTTCAGCGCGTTCACCTACGAGCAGCTCGACGCCGAAGCCTTCACCCTGGAGCTGGGCAAGGCCAGGCCGTTCGGGCAGAACGCCGAGGTCGACCTGAGTCGTCTGGAGACCAGCCTGCGGCAGTTGATCGAAGGGGTCGAGACGGACCTCGAGCAGCCACTGGATCAGTTGGCGCTGTTTTCGGTCTCGCGCGAAGTCATCAAGCACACCGATGCCTTCCGCCTGCACCTGGATGACGACATCGAGAACTTCACCGAATTGGACCAAGGCTACCTGTTGGCCGAGGACGATCGCCAGCAGCGCTGGGTCGTGGAAGAGCAGGGCGCGCGGATCATCTTTCCCAACCCCAAGGTTGCCAATGGCCTGCGCGCCGGCATTCTCATCGTGCCGACGCCGCAGGCCTGA
- a CDS encoding 6,7-dimethyl-8-ribityllumazine synthase, giving the protein MQPTAIDSKSHTHDRIAFVQACWHKDIVDQSRKGFVEEMRALGYQEADIDFYEVGGAFEIPLHAKLLAKSGRYAAVVGAALVVDGGIYRHEFVAQSVVSALMQVQLETEVPVFSVVLTPHHFHDGEQHRTYFFNHFLHKGAEAARTVADTVQKVRALRRLQQQQKSA; this is encoded by the coding sequence ATGCAACCCACTGCAATTGATAGCAAGAGCCACACCCACGATCGGATCGCTTTCGTCCAGGCTTGCTGGCACAAGGATATTGTCGACCAGAGCCGCAAGGGCTTCGTCGAAGAAATGCGCGCACTGGGCTATCAGGAAGCCGACATCGACTTCTATGAAGTCGGCGGCGCCTTCGAAATCCCGCTGCACGCCAAGCTGCTGGCCAAGAGCGGCCGCTATGCCGCCGTGGTCGGCGCGGCCCTGGTGGTCGACGGCGGTATCTACCGTCACGAGTTCGTCGCCCAGTCAGTGGTCAGCGCGCTGATGCAAGTGCAGCTGGAAACCGAAGTGCCGGTATTCTCGGTGGTACTGACCCCGCATCACTTCCACGATGGCGAGCAGCATCGCACCTACTTCTTCAACCACTTCCTGCACAAGGGCGCGGAAGCCGCGCGCACCGTGGCCGACACCGTGCAGAAAGTACGCGCGCTGCGTCGCCTGCAGCAGCAACAGAAAAGCGCCTGA
- the ltaE gene encoding low-specificity L-threonine aldolase, with product MSIIDLRSDTVTQPTPGMLAAMHAAPTGDDVYGEDPTVNRLEAELATRLGFQAGLFVPSGTMSNLLALMAHCERGEEYIVGQQAHTYKYEGGGAAVLGSIQPQPLEFQADGTLDLDQVKAAIKPDDFHFARTRLLALENTMQGKVLPLSYLAQARDFTRENGLQLHLDGARLYNAAVKLGVPAGEITQYFDSVSVCLSKGLGAPVGSVLCGTKAYIAKARRLRKMVGGGMRQAGILAAAGLYALDHQVQRLEQDHAHAAQLAEGLQAQGYTVEPVQTNMVYVQLNTRASEFKAFAAARGVTVTAAPRLRMVTHLDVDAAQVEQVVGVFADFARS from the coding sequence ATGTCCATCATCGACCTGCGCAGTGACACCGTTACTCAGCCCACGCCCGGCATGCTCGCGGCCATGCACGCAGCACCGACCGGCGATGATGTCTATGGCGAAGACCCGACGGTCAACCGCCTCGAAGCCGAGCTGGCAACCCGTCTGGGTTTCCAGGCCGGGTTGTTCGTGCCCAGCGGCACCATGAGCAACCTGCTCGCCCTCATGGCCCACTGCGAGCGTGGCGAGGAATACATCGTCGGTCAGCAGGCGCACACCTACAAATACGAAGGCGGCGGGGCTGCCGTGCTCGGTTCGATCCAGCCCCAGCCATTGGAATTCCAGGCCGACGGCACGCTGGACCTGGACCAGGTCAAAGCGGCGATCAAGCCCGACGATTTCCATTTCGCCCGCACCCGTCTGCTGGCCCTGGAAAACACCATGCAAGGCAAGGTGTTGCCCTTGTCCTACCTTGCCCAGGCGCGTGACTTCACCCGCGAAAACGGCCTGCAACTGCACCTGGACGGCGCTCGTTTGTACAACGCGGCGGTCAAGCTGGGCGTTCCGGCCGGTGAAATCACTCAGTATTTCGATTCGGTCTCGGTGTGCCTGTCCAAGGGCCTGGGCGCGCCGGTCGGTTCGGTGCTGTGCGGCACCAAGGCCTACATCGCCAAGGCGCGGCGCCTGCGCAAGATGGTCGGCGGCGGCATGCGTCAGGCTGGAATTCTGGCAGCAGCCGGGCTCTATGCGCTGGATCACCAGGTGCAGCGCCTGGAACAGGACCATGCTCACGCTGCCCAGCTCGCCGAGGGCCTGCAGGCTCAGGGTTACACCGTCGAGCCGGTACAGACCAACATGGTCTACGTGCAGCTGAACACGCGCGCCAGTGAGTTCAAGGCATTCGCGGCCGCCCGTGGCGTCACCGTGACGGCCGCGCCCCGGCTGCGGATGGTCACTCATCTGGATGTCGATGCGGCGCAGGTCGAGCAGGTGGTCGGTGTATTCGCCGATTTCGCGCGCAGCTGA